In a single window of the Ficedula albicollis isolate OC2 chromosome 13, FicAlb1.5, whole genome shotgun sequence genome:
- the UBLCP1 gene encoding ubiquitin-like domain-containing CTD phosphatase 1, which translates to MSLSLIIKWGGQEYTITSLSEEDTVLDLKQSLKGLTGVLPERQKLLGLKMKGKPADDDVKLGALKLKPNTKIMMMGSREESLEDVLGPPPDNDDVVNDFDIEEEVVEVENREENLLKISRRVKEYKVEILNPPREGKKLLVLDVDYTLFDHRSCAETGVELMRPYLHEFLTSAYEDYDIVIWSATNMKWIEAKMKELGVSTNANYKITFMLDSAAMITVHTPRRGLIDVKPLGVIWGKFSEYYSKKNTIMFDDIGRNFLMNPQNGLKIRPFMKAHLNRDKDKELLKLTQYLKEIAKLDDFLELNHKHWERYLSKKQGQ; encoded by the exons atgtctctctctctcataATAAAATGGGGTGGACAGGAGTACACAATAACCTCACTGTCAGAAGAAGACACAGTGTTGGACCTGAAACAGTCTCTGAAAGGCCTTACTGGAGTGTTACCAGAGCGTCAGAAACTGCTTGGGCTTAAAATGAAGG GCAAACCTGCAGATGATGATGTTAAGCTTGGAGCCCTCAAGTTGAAACCAAATACTAAGATAATGATGATGGGCAGTCGTGAAGAGAGTTTG GAAGATGTCCTTGGGCCACCTCCAGATAACGATGATGTAGTCAATGACTTTGATATTGAAGAGGAAGTTGTGGAAGTAGAAAATAG GGAAGAAAATCTACTAAAAATTTCCCGTAGAGTTAAAGAATACAAAGTGGAAATTCTGAATCCTCctagagaagggaaaaagctgCTGGTGCTAGATGTTGATTATACACTGTTTG ACCACAGGTCATGTGCTGAAACTGGAGTAGAGCTGATGAGGCCATACCTCCATGAATTCCTGACTTCTGCATATGAGGACTATGATATTGTAATTTGGT cTGCTACTAATATGAAGTGGATTGAAGCCAAAATGAAA GAGCTTGGGGTGAGTACCAATGCAAACTACAAGATAACTTTCATGCTGGACAGTGCTGCCATGATAACAGTGCACACTCCTCGGAGAGGACTAATAGAT GTGAAGCCACTTGGTGTTATCTGGGGAAAGTTTTCAGAatattacagcaaaaaaaatactattatgTTTGATGATATTGGCCGAAACTTCCTGATGAACCCACAGAATGGACTCAAG ATAAGGCCTTTTATGAAAGCACATTTAAATCGGGATAAAGACAAGGAGCTTCTAAAGCTCACCCAGTACCTcaaagaaatagcaaaattaGATGACTTTTTGGAGCTGAATCACAAACATTGGGAAAG